GAAAAATCAAAATTAGTTATCTTTGACAGTTATTCTACTATACTTTCCATGAAGAGGTTTTTACTATTTTTTTATCTTATCAGTATTTCATTTTCCAAAGCGCAATCTTTAACTTCTGAAGAACTAATAGAAGCTTGGTCCGACTCTTCTCTGTATCAAACAATTTCCTATCATAAAACCGAACAAGATCTCTATAAAAATTTTAACAACAAAAACGCGCTTGACATGGTTAAGAAAATTGAGTTGCACTTGCGCGAAAAGCCAGACATTCGTATTTCTTTAAGATTATTGATGTATAGTGAGGCCATATTCTATATGTTGAACATGAAAACTGACCAGTATTCTATGAATAAATTAAAAAAAGCCATAGAAGAAGATGTTAAAAAAATTGGAGACGAACAGTTGTCACTTGAACTGCAAAGTGTTTACAATGAAAAAGACTACACCTACGATACTATAAAAAACCTAGACGACAAATACAAAGTTATTTATCAGCAAGAAAAAATTGGTGAAAAATATTTCCCAACATTATACAGGAGGCATTTTTATTTATCTTATAGATATTATGGAAGACAAGATTTTAACAAAACTATTTCTCATGCAAAAAAAGGCCTTGTGCTTTTAGAAAAGGATAAAAACATTGTAGACTATAAGGTCTATTTTAGACTTTTGGATCTCTTAGGCGCTTGTTATAACGAAATAAACCAACCCGAAAAGGGTCTATATTATTATACAAAACTAGATCAAGTTTCTAATGATTTTTTTAAAAATAATAGAAAACCAATCTATTATTTCCCGGGAGACCACAATACGTTTGACTGGTCTATAGTAGCCAAAGGAGGAATAGGTCAAGCTTTGATATTACAGAACAAATGCAACGATGCAAAGCCTTTACTTACAGAAAGCTACATAAAATCTCACGAACAAAAAGAATATTACAACGAGGGGAAAGTCTTAGCATTACTTGCACAATGTGATTTTAACGAAGGAAAATACAAAGAAGCACTTACTAATTATGATAAAGCCTTAACTGCAACCAACCTGACTGGCGCTGACAAGAACACAAGATTAAAAACACTTCTTGGCTTGTCCAAAACCTACAAAGCATTAGGAAAAAAAAATGCATCTGAGAAGTATTTCACTAAATATATTGATGAAAAAAATGCGCTTAAAACCAATCAAGACAATCCTAACGAAACCAGACAGTCAGAAATTAACAAAGCTATTAAGACAAAAAGTATTGTTAGGCTTTTAGGAATTTTCGTGGTTGTAGGTTTGATAATTATTTTTCTCTTGGTGTACTTGTTTCGTCGGTACAAAAAAGGTGCGAAATTATCGCTAAGAGAAAAAGAACGAAAGCTCAAACAGAAAGACATCTTAATTGAGAAAACCAAAGAAGAGCAGATCAAAGTACAAACACAGATTAAAGAATTTAAAAATAAACTGGAGGAAAAGTCCAAATTAATAGAAGCCATTGAAAGCCAACAAGTGGACTCAGAAGAACTGAAAGCGCTAAAAAGCTCTACTATTTTGACCAACGAAGAGTGGGAAATTTTTAAACAAAAATTCATAAAATTCTACCCCTATTTTATCCTAAAATTAATACAAAAATATCCACAACTTACCACCGCAGAAATAAGATACCTTTGCTTGATAAAGCTAAATATGTCAAGCTCACAAATAGCTTCTACTTTGGGAATTTCACCTTCATCTTTACGCGTTACGTGGTATCGAATAAAGAAAAAAATAGAGCTTTCAGAACAAATTCAGGCCTATGAGTTTGTAGAAAAAAATATTTAATCAAACTCTCAAAACTAAAAACCCGCATAAAACCGCCCAAAACAACCAACTGACTAACAGTAACTTAAACTTTGTAACGAATTTGTAACTCAAAATTACACAAAGAGGTTTACTGATTATTTGATATTTGTTGCGGATACCGATAGTATCCAAAAACTTTAATAACTGTTCTATTCTACCTTGTAGTGATAGGAAAATGATACTCGGAGAAATATCTTAAATAATCAACCTTTTTAAATTAATTTTTTAAACATGAAAAGACAAATCTTTACATTGGGTTTGCTGTTAACAGTTGGGCTAATTAATGCTCAAACAGCAAATAGCAACAATGTATTTTATGTGAAGCAAGGGGCTTCTACAGCAAATAGCGCAGGTAATTCTTGGGAGAATGCCCATGGTGACCTTGGTGCAGTGCTTGCAAAAGCTAAGCAAAATGGTACTGTCGCTAAAATATATGTTGCAAAAGGGACGTATAGCCCTACAAGAGACAAGACTTACAATGTTCAAAATGCAAACAATAGAGATTTAAGCTTTAGAATCCCTCATGACGTGTCTGTATATGGTGGCTTTAATCCTGAGAAGGGTATTGTAACAGAATCTCAGAGAAATTTTTCAAAAGACAATGAAACTATTTTATCGGGTGCATACAATAATGCTGCATATTATTACAATGTTGTTGTTGTGCAAGAAACAGATTTTGGAACCTTAGATGGAGTTAGCATTGTCAATGGTAAGGCTGATGGTACCAATTCTGCTAACGGGTTGTTCAGAGGCTTTGGTGGAGCTGTACATGTTAAAGATGCTACTTTGAACATACTCAACTCACGTTTTTATAATAATTATGCCGTTGACCGTGGTGGTGCTATATATGCGGAGAGATCAAATGCTAAAATCACATTGATTAACACCGAGATCTACAACAATAAGGCTAATGGTGACGGTAGTGCGGTTTATCTTAGTGAACAAGCAAAAGCATATATTGTAAACTCTACGATTGTTAAAAATGCTTCAGAAAATACTAGTAACGGAGGTGCATTACATGTAAGACGAAGTGGTAAGTTTTATGTTTACAATACTATCCTTTGGAATAATACCAAAGGAGGCGGAGGTCTTTCTGGGATGTCTGGAGGATCGGCTTCAGATTTTGTGATGAGAAATTCTATTGTTAATAACAACACTGCGAACTATTACGGTGAGCAATATAGAAATTTGGTATATCATGAATATCCTCAGTTTACTGATTATGCGAATAATGATTTTAGTCTAAAAAGTACAAGTTATGCAATCGATAAAGGTAAAGTTTCTTATCTCGATGAAAACGGAGGAGGCAATACTCGAGACCTTAATGGTAATCCTAGAAAAAATGGAACTCGTCTAGATATTGGTGCATATCAAAATCAAAAACCATTTACATTTGGTAGCATAGTCTATGTTAACCCCAACGCAACTGGAGGGAATGGCTCTGGCAACAGTTGGGAAAATGCATTGCCTAATCTTGCTGATTTATTACAATTAGTAAATTTTAGAACAGAGAAATCAGCTACATTAATACCGGGTAGTACAAATTATCAAGATAATTTCGCTGGGACGACAATATATGTAGCAAAGGGTCAATATCAACCTATATACAACGCATTTGATTTTAATCTAGATGCTGATCCTAAAAAAACGAGCTTCTTACTATCTAAAAATGTTAAAATATACGGAAGTTTTGATCCAGAAAATGGCATTATAACATTAGCTCAGAGAAATATGAACTCTAGTTTATCCGAGCTATATGGACCTAATAGAAAACATGTCGTTATAGCGGCAGGAGCAAAATCTACTGGCGCTGTATTGGATGGCTTCAAAATCAGAGGTGGTAACGCTGATGGTGGCGATAACATGGATGTCAATGGACAGTCTCTAAGTAGTAAATTTGGAGGTGGTCTAATGATCCAAGGCGCTAAAATAAAAACAAATAAATTAATATTCACAGGTAACAAAGCATTAGAACGTGGAAGCGCAATATATGTTGAAAAATCTGATGGTGAACTAGTTATTTCTAATAGCTTATTACATAATAACGAACCATCAAAATTTGATACAACATTAGAGGGTAGTGCAATTTATCTAAACGATAATGCTGTTGCGAAAGTTATAAATACTACGGTAGCGAATAACCTTTCTAACAGTGACAGCGGTGGTGCTCTGCATGTAAAAGCAGGTGGT
This genomic stretch from Chryseobacterium sp. POL2 harbors:
- a CDS encoding transcriptional regulator, with the protein product MTINSIVEKSKLVIFDSYSTILSMKRFLLFFYLISISFSKAQSLTSEELIEAWSDSSLYQTISYHKTEQDLYKNFNNKNALDMVKKIELHLREKPDIRISLRLLMYSEAIFYMLNMKTDQYSMNKLKKAIEEDVKKIGDEQLSLELQSVYNEKDYTYDTIKNLDDKYKVIYQQEKIGEKYFPTLYRRHFYLSYRYYGRQDFNKTISHAKKGLVLLEKDKNIVDYKVYFRLLDLLGACYNEINQPEKGLYYYTKLDQVSNDFFKNNRKPIYYFPGDHNTFDWSIVAKGGIGQALILQNKCNDAKPLLTESYIKSHEQKEYYNEGKVLALLAQCDFNEGKYKEALTNYDKALTATNLTGADKNTRLKTLLGLSKTYKALGKKNASEKYFTKYIDEKNALKTNQDNPNETRQSEINKAIKTKSIVRLLGIFVVVGLIIIFLLVYLFRRYKKGAKLSLREKERKLKQKDILIEKTKEEQIKVQTQIKEFKNKLEEKSKLIEAIESQQVDSEELKALKSSTILTNEEWEIFKQKFIKFYPYFILKLIQKYPQLTTAEIRYLCLIKLNMSSSQIASTLGISPSSLRVTWYRIKKKIELSEQIQAYEFVEKNI